GAACCTAACGGGCCCTGATAAAGCACAAATGTAATGCAACAAAACTGGCTAAACTGGTCGCCTTACAAGCTAACCCTAATCataaaacttacataaaaaaaaaacatgaaaaaagggggaaaaaacacgagtgaaagaaaaagaaagtccaGGAGGGGTAAGCTGGTTCCGAAGAAGACAGCCTACCACTCAGAGCTAGCCTTAGCCGATAAGAAGAGCAATAGCTAGGATCAGGACTAGGATAGAAATAATCACTCAGATGCCTACGATCTAGATAaagatacatgcatgcatgaacgagATCTAGGGAGGCAAGGAAATTCCCCACAATACgatgtaaataatgaaataaaaatagaatacgCATAATAAAAAAGACTAGAGAAGCACGTGATAAAAATATACCCTAAAAGGTCAAACAGTGAAAGATTCCACGGGAGACCGAGAAACCTAACGAACACGAGGCGAGCCGTGGCCGCCATGCACCAGACCAGGTGGCCTTATTTCGTACCTAAAGAACGGTAAATACAGGCCCCTGACTGACAAGACTAAATCCAAACCTTTTCaaggtacttaacttagctgctgcgatagctgcacgttccATAATGATGGTAATCCTtagaaaagcacaaaaaacacagaacaAAGAAAATCACGTCTTCCTCCTAGTCGGGGAGTTTGGGCAATCTCTCGGAAAATAAGTCCAAAGCGCAATCCGGCTCCAATTTACCTGAAGTAAATGTCGCCGGAGCGTTATTCCAAGCGTCTAGTCCCGTGGGCAACAGAAGAGATGTAGCCTCTGTTTCCCTCAGGACTGGCATTGGTTTGTCTTCGACTATTGCTTGTAATGTCAACTCCGCCACCTTAGATGTACAAGGTGACGGAATTCCTTTGGGAGTGACGAACATCGTGTACTTTCCTTTGTGTGATGTCAATTTGGTATTTACGCAGTTCAGTTCTGATAGACAACGGACCCAGGCAGCTTGGGCCTGTTCTCTGGGGAAGATCACCGTTTCTTTCGGTACTTTGTCTTCTTATCTAGGTTGTCGGCGAAATACTTCGCTTCAATCGGTCTTGAACCACACCCCTCAATAGTCAGTCTCCCTTCTACGAAGGGAAGCATGTAGGGCCAAGCTCCAAGGATTGTCATTCTCAAATGGGGGAAGCTTTGAGGCATCCGGAACCATCATTGATAGGGCTGGTGTTCCGGAGCGAAGGAGACCGGAGAGCATCTCCTCAATAGGCTTAATTCTCTCCGTCAATGACGAGAGAGCCTGATTGGAGATGTCCGGTGTTGGCCCGAGGCATGCATCTAGCCTCTGATCTATGACACCAGTAACCCTTGCTAACAACTGGTTAGTGAAATCATCAGGGTCGAATGACCGTTCCGCCGCCCTTGAGACTGACCCTGTTCCTTCGGTAGGGGAAGGATTTATGGCAGCAGGCTGAATGACGGACGATGTCGACGGCTGTGACGCCGAAGACAACTCCTTCGCCGCTGGCGGAACAGACTTAGTTTTCTTTAAAGTCTTCTTGACTTTAGGAATAACTGACGGTACTCCTTGTTCTTTAATGGGTTTCGTAAAACCTTTAAAGGATGGAAGAGAAGCAAGGGAAGGAGAAGGACTGGGATGGGAACTCGccccacttacctccccacctaactGTTCCTCCGTGACCATGGGTTCGACGTTGATGTTGATCGCCGCAACGTCGTCCATTAATCCTTGCTGCTCCTCTAAGGTGGTTGTCGTCTCCGCGCGTATCGCTTCGATGAGGGGCTCGGCAATCTCCCTGGCCACCGCCGTTGTTAGTGTAGCACCGGAAAAAATCATGGCGCAGAGGTCAGCATCTAGCACATAAGGCTGACCCTTAGGCACGTTCTTGCCGAAGCCCCCCACCCATTTGCGAAGGGACACCCTAGCATCATGGTAGGTCGCCTGATCCGTCTGTAATTTAATCTTCTTTTAGTGGCGGATTTGTTGATTGATTTATGGATTCGTATTACTATATTCCTTAATATATGTAAAACAATTTCATAAAGTCCTTACCTGTTCGTTAGACATGATGGACACTAGATCGTAACAGACGGTACAGGCGTCCGGGTGCCAGACCACGTAGTTGTCCAGTTGCACCGCGCAATTTGCGTGTGCTCGGTGGCCGTACGGATTCCCCAATGATGCGTGGCATCCCTCAGCCTGGCAACGGACCACCTGTAATGTGAAAAAACTCAATGAGTTTTCTTCCCTTTGGTGGTTTGTTGCTAAAATtgttgacaaaatatttcgttgCTGAAATATTCCGTCTAAGCATGCAGTTCCGTTACCaacctattattattaagtgGCTTAACTTAATGAGGCTTATAATCTTTAAGTGTAATAGTATAAACTGAGAATTCCGTTAAGAGGCATGCTTGTATTGATGCACCGAACTTCGTCGATGTCGAAGAAAAAGACATGGCGTACCTCTATAATTGCCGAAGCTAGGAATAAATCTGTCTGAATTCCGGCAATGCCGAACTTCGGGTACTATTATTCTTCTACCCTGCCTCTAATCATTCCGTTAAGGATATTCTCTGTTCGCTGAGGCTCCAGAGATAATCGAGTAGggatattatagaaataatatcctttatttaatCTATGAGATTAGAGGTTTGTCAGTAATAGTTCATGTTGCTTGGCTCTACCCCTGATCCAGGGTGGATCCACTCATAGGCTACATAGCCTAGATCTTTCGCTGACTGGCCGTGGCTCGTCGCGATCGAAGTGGTCCAACCCGGTCAGGAGGTTATCCAGGTAGGCTATGCACATAATACCATTACTTAGGGTATTTATTAGcttaaatataacaatatatcacAAAGTGCATAGGAGTTATCTCTTAATATCTAGTACTAATCTACGTAGCCCATAGTATCACTTAAATTCCCATTCGTAATGGGCAATTTTCCCCGATCATATCAGCAAAGTCACTTTATGGACCTAAATCGCTATAACGAGAAAAACATGCATTTAAGCTTATCAGGCTTATCAATTTAAGCTAACTAGGGATAATTTAACCATGTATCCAGTTAAGGATCAAATATGGTTATCGTTATAAGACTAGCCTAGGTTCGAGAATGGCTCACAAGCACCGAGATCTTATCGTATCAATATATAAGCCATATCTCTATAAAATGTAACCAATATCTGTTCTAACAGAAATATCACATTTTAATCATCTTATAAGCAAagctaagcctatatatataattttacatatgctGTGCGTAATTTGCTGTTGCTATGTTGACGCTCAAAATGGCGGCTCAGCCGCCGGCACCCTCAACTCGTATTTTGAGGGGCCTGGACTGATAGCATACTTACAATaacttaaatatgataaaaaaccaAATTGGGGTACCCAACTTCAAAGCAGCAGAAGATTGGGCACTCATAATTATTGGAATTTTGCGTCTAGCACAATAGAAAAATTTGTGTATCTGAACAGCACAGCTCTATATACAGGAATGAGAAGTAGcgcgtgggtagtagtagtagtggcgagcgaAGACGGGTGGTGGGATTTCGTTGTAGCGGCTCCCAccaaagagagggattttgaagggaactttctaaatggcagaagtcctgtggtttgtggtaacacgacgcccctatactataccgacaccctttgggtgatcgcgctgggggtagtaacctcagcataaccatgttagctttttctctggtatattatagAGGTTACttatactagaaaaatgagttgcagggatttttcatcggccgacacaggtcgacaccagaaatgatattgttatgatacaataaagtttgttcatacttacctggcagatatatatatagctgtattctccgaagtccgacagaatttcaaaacttacgacacaagcagtggtcggccaggtggttagtacccattcccgccgctgggaggtgggtatcaggaaccattcccattttctattcagattttctagtgccactgtcccctgaggggaggtgggtgggtacttgattatatatatctgccaggtaagtatgaacaaactttattgtatcataacaatatcatatttattttttttaatgcctaaTTGGGGcagagatatagctaactttgaCAGTAGGtatgtatccaaataataaattttattatgaaaatttgtaTTCTAATTTCTTAATAGAATCATAGAGGCagtcccgctccttcctctagccaGGGGAGAAAGGGAATGCGAGAAGTAAGGCAGGAACGTCTGTTTTTTTGGTCTTAATGTCTCTGACACTTTATATTCTTCACTGCCTCTTTCATGtgagttacaattcctcactcatttcgaaaaggcccagagaTGTGACTTTTGATTTTGCAGTTCTTAGACTCTGTTCAACTGATCAATGTGTCAGAGGCAGGAGGAATTGTCCAGGTGTACTGAACTCCAGTCAGACCTAGAGACTCAATCAGATTCCTCCTTCCAACCAGTGAGTCTgattattgtaaaggaccgagggtttgtatatcgtgtaggaacaaattgcaatttttgaaagtatgcaaattttatttttcctaaatatacaaacctgaggtcctttacactaattGCCCACTTCATGCCACCCCTCTATCTGAAACATGGGCTGCAAGTAAATTGGAGTATTTAAGTCATGGGAGGCGAGTCTCTCTGCCTACCGGAAGGTAATTAccgcctaaccaccttgttcaagaatttaacggctgtaTTCCAGCTATGCCGCAagtattcctattgtaaaggacctcaggcttGTATAGTCAGAAAAAATACAATCTACTTTCAAAAATTGCAATATTTCATCCCCTTCAGACTAGTTATAGTTGCTTAGCTCATTGCATAGCATTTAGCTTAATGTTCTCCCCCCAGTCATTGTCATGAAAGTGTGAAGGATCCTTAGAATGTGGTTGTTGGTGATCAGTCCATTTGACCATGCTTCAAAGACTGCCGTTGTAGGTTATTTCAGATGTGGTCTGGGAACTCCAGTGATTCGGCTTGATTTTGAATCAGCAGCTATTAGTTTGTTGAGTTCAGTTAAACAGTGTAATAAATAGTATGAAAGAGAAAGGGTAAAAAGTAAAACTGTagctttagaaaaaaacaaaaaaaaaactgcacctcACGTGAATAGTGTAGTGTGCCTGcactgtgtttgtggagtaatGCTTGGGAACCAGGTGATAACGGTCttgattatttcttatatattgtaGTGTATATTTACCATTTGATGTGTCTTGCATGAGGGCAGATGATGCTAGAGGTAAGAAGTGCAAACTTAAATCTTTATCTATACTAGAAAAGGTTTTCTATCTTTATCCTCCCAATAGTGAATGTTTAGCGTTCTTTCTCCTCAATAGATGGCAATGGGCTTAGTTTATGTTTTTGGACAAGTGCCACCAGAAGCAGTGTGTGATTCCAGAAATTCTGTCATTTCATTACCCtctataataaaaatcaataacgtACAAAGTAATAGCGATAATTATGAAGATGTTAAATTTAGGAGAGGAAAGTCATCAATAATATTctgcagattctgagaaaaataaagtaattgaCTTATGGTTTGGCTAACTCAGGAATGTGGGCTAAGcgcattatataaagtatatttttttatctaaaattatttAGAATGAAGAAAgagtttaaagaaataaaatacataagttATGAAATGATTTAGTGAAAATATTTgagtaataaaatatgataaaaagtggTGTCTGAACTTTGCAAAATAGTAGGCTAAGTTAGTAACTAGGCTATATGTATGTGCAATTAGCTTGCATGTTTACATAGGGCTTCATTTTTGAGGGGTTTTATTCTATATTCCGTGATTTTCTGTTTTCCAGCAGTGGCTGCCTGGTCCCAAGGTTCCCTGATTTAAGAGTTTGGACTGTGCAATGCTAACAGGTTGCAGTGCTCATTGTAGTTTTGTGCGAAAGAATACTCTCTATTAGGCTTCtgatttgtttatctggaaaagGACAAGAGGCTTTAAGAAAATTGCTTTTCCATTTACATAGACATACTTCTGATTGtgttatattttctcatttcagaTGCACTTCTATCAAGATTATGAAAACTTCTGGAGATTTTTGCCAGAAATTTAGGAATGTTGGAAAAAGCTGACATACATTGGTTTATGTTACCAGATTTTCTTGTCAAGTTTAATGTTTAGGTGTAGTTTATTGTCCTGGTATATGCAGTGTGAAGTCTGTTTTTGTTATGTAGCACATTGACACCTATGGTAACTGTACACTTTCCATGATTAGAAAAACTGAAGCGAATTTTGAAAAAGATACTACTGCTCACATGAGAAAGGAGCCATTCGTGTGTAAAATATTGGAAATCAGTTTTGTTGGAAACACCACCTCAGAACTTGAATGTCAGTTCACCCTGGAGGGAGGCAGTTCAGATTCTGCGAATGTGGTAAAGCTTTTTCCCAGAAACAAAACACCATGGAAAGAAATGGGAAAGCTTTATTTCAAAAAACTCATCCAAACAGTCGTACGAGGAGTTACATTGTGGGAAATCCATTCAAGTGTAAATACTGTGGGAAAGAATATATCAAAAAAACTCAGCTTGCAAGTCATTTGAGGGCTCACAATAGAAAGAAATCATTTATCTGTAacgactgtgggaaagcattttctcagaAAGGTCATCTTAACATTCATATGAGGCTTCACTCTGGAGAGAAACAgtttaaatgtaatgactgtgggaaagcattttctcagaAAGGTAATCTTGACATTCATATGAGGGTTCACACtagagagaagccatttaaatgtaatgactgtgggaaagcattttctcctGAAAGGGTAATCTTGAATTCAATTGAGGGTTCAACACTGAGAGAAAACCATTTAAGAAAAAGGGGGAAAGCATTTTTCTCCAGAAAGGTAATCTTAAACCATGGTATATGAGGTTGTTCCACACTGGAAGAGAAggcatttaaatgtaatgaaacTGTGGGAAGCAAAAAATTTTCTCAGAAAGGTATGCTTAACATTCATATGAgggttcacactggagagaagccatttaaatgtaatgactgtgggaaagcattttctcagaAAGGTATGCTTAACATTCATATGAgggttcacactggagagaagccatttaaatgtaatgactgtgaGAAAGCATTCCCTAGTAAAAGTAATTTTGAATATCATATGATGagtcacactggagagaagccatttaaatgtaatgactgtgggaaaggaTATTCTAGTAAAAGTAATCTTAACATTCATATTAgggttcacactggagagaaaccatttaaatgtaatgtctgtgggaaagcattttctagTAAAAGTAATCTTGATTTTCATATGATGAGTCACACTgaagagaagccatttaaatgtaatgactgtgggaaagcattttctttgAAAGGTATGCTTAACATTCATATGAgggttcacactggagagaagccatttaaatgtaatgactgtgggaaagcattttctttgAAAGGTGACCTTAACAATCATATGAgggttcacactggagagaagccatttaaatgtaatgactgtgggaaagcattttctctgAAAGGTCATCCTAAATATCATATGAGGGTTCACattggagagaagccatttaaatgtgatgattgtgggaaagcattttctagGAAAGATCATCTTAACATTCATATGAgggttcacactggagagaagccatttaaatgtaatgattgtgggaaagcattttctttgAAAGGTCATCTTGAATATCATATGAGGGTTCACACtagagagaagccatttaaatgtaatgattgtgggaaagcattttctagGAAAGATCATCTTAACATTCATATGACggttcacactggagagaagccatttaaatgtaataattgtgggaaagcattttctagGAAACATCATCTTAACATTCATATGAGgattcacactggagagaagccatttaaatgtaatgattgtgggaaagcattttctagGAAAGATCATCTTAACATTCATATGAGGGTTCATACttgagagaagccatttaaatgtaatgattgTGGGAAAGCTTTTTCTTTAAGAGATAACCTTATACCCCAGGTGTGGCCTATTGCACCCCTGATACAAATagaagatttacatcttataACTGTAGATCAGTAAGAAATTGCCATTTTGATGTAGCCGAATTAACTCATGTTTCTGATATAGTCTGTCTGCAGGAGACCTCGCTTCCGGTGCAAGAATCAGACTACCTGAATAGAATAAATTCTGAATTTGCATATTATGCAGTTTCCCCAGTTGATTTATCGAGGGAGATGTTGGCTGGTCGTCCTTATGGGGGCGTTGCTTTTCTGTACCGAAAGGGCCTTGCCTCTTGTATACAGCGAGTGGACACCTCAGATGACAGACTAATTTGTATTGACATGTCTATCACCTGTTATCTTCCATACTTAGACGGACAAAATGAGCCAGAGTATATTGATTGTTTAGCAAAAATACACTGTCTCATGTCAGATCACCCAAATGGAAAGATTTTTGTAGTTGGTGATTTTAACGCTCAACCTGAATCACGGTTTGGTAACAAGCTGAAAGACTTTTGCACCCATTACAATTACTGTATTGGTGATGTTGTTGTGATGCCCTCCGACACTTACACTTGGGTGAGTGATGCAACGGGCCACACCCGTTGATTAGACCACCTTGTCTGCCCTCCTAGTCTTCTAACGCACATCTGAAGAAGCTTTGAAAAACATTGAGTTGCCCTTGGAAACTCTACAATGCAACACAAGATCATGTCAAAACAAAGATCATTGTAGAGCTATTGAGAAATTTCTTTTGGACATAATTAGTGCACTTCAGCGGTCGTCTGAGTCTAAGGAGACGAATCACAGAGGCTTCAACCATattcctggttggaatgactttgtAAAGGAATTCCATCATGAAGCACGGGATGACTATTTAGCATGGAAGGAATCTGGTAATCAAAGGAAGGtatatttctatgataaaatgaaattttctaaagCTCAGTGCAAAGGGATGTTCAGATTTTGTagggaaaatgaggaagaaattagATCAGATAAAATTGCTACAAGTCTTAATGGGAGTATGAAGAAATtttggagagaaataaataagaaaagaaaatcccgaatcTTCTTACCTGACGTGATAAATAATGTGAgtgagtggttatgaaaacattgccaagttatggaaagaacattattctGAGCTGTTTAACGACCCTCCTCATCCTGTTCCAGACCTAATGGAAAATCAAGGTCAGCCAGATGTTACAGGGACAAATGTCAATGAAATATTGAATGCTTTAAATTCTTTGAACACTTCAAGTAGCCGTACACATGACGTGCTGACCCTTCAGCACTTAACTGAGGCTCATCCATTATTTAGAGTTTTACTAGAGTTTTACTAAGTTTATTCGTCACTTCCTGTTTCTGTCATTCCTACTTACCAAGAGATCTTATTCTGGTTATACTCTCTcctttgattaaagataaaaatgcggaccacagtgacatttccaattataggcctattgctctagCCACTGCTATCTCAAAAGTTTTGGAAGCGATTATATTGGAGAGATGCAAAAAGCACTtattgacaagtgacaaccagttCGCTTACAAATCCAATCATGGAACGGAAATACCAGTTCATATTCTTAAATACGTAACCGAGGAGTATAATGCTCGTAAAACACCTGTAGTTGCTTGTTTCATGGATATGTCTAAGGCCTTTGATAAAGTGTCTCATAAGATGTTATTTGAAGTACTGTCAAAAAGAAATGTTCCTTGCTATATTATCAAACTGCTAGGTGAATGGTATAAAAATCAGCAAATAATTGTCAAATGGGGCCATGTATTTTCGAGTGAATTTTCCACTTCACGTGGAGTGAGACAGGGAAGTTTACTTTCACCTTACCTGttcaatgtatatatggatgacctctcacatagactgagtcaaattaaagtgggatgttatttaaacaacatgattTAAAACCAtttgttgtacgctgatgatattgttttatttgctcctttagtaagtgggttgcagcagcttataaacatttgttgtgattttataTCTGACAGACTTTTATTGTTAAACGTAAAGAAgaccaaatgtataattttttctaagagtaagatcTGCCCAAGTAATATATCACCTATTGTTGTTAACAATGTACCTATAGATTTTGTACAGGGAATAAAGTACCTAGGATATTATCTTACTGCTCAAAATTCGGACGATACccatgtagaatatttgaatagaGGTATATGTGCAAGGAGCAATATGATTTTAAGGAACTTTTTTAAATGTACCGATgatgtcaagaaaatgctttttcagagtttttgtacaagtttttatggcATGTCTTTGGTTGTCAGAGCGAAACAACGAACTATGAATAAGCTGAGAGTATGTTACAATGATAGCTTACGAAGACTCTTGGGCATTCCAAGGCATGCAAGCACATCCGCTCTTTTTGTGGCTTTTGGTCAGCCATCATTTCAAGAACTGATACGCAAAACCATAACATGCTATttgcaaaggctgaagaattccaaaaactgtattatgaagaggGTTGCCCACCCAGTTGACTTgcataattaaattattttcaaacactggaaaagcctcatttatGCTTAGTGTACTTGGTGAGCTCTTTATGcaagaatatagtatttctttgttttgttctgatgcTACATATGTATGCGCCTTTTTAGTAGGAagaatcatttagtttcattatccgcatctcattcatataataatttttcacctctatttcataatcatttctcatacttattttcaattttatcctcttggagtgtggagactttttatatatgtttgtgtttgtatatgtatgtatttgtctatGGCCTTTTATGTCTgaaataaagcatttgaatttgaatttgaataagcCAGAGAGATACAGTCACAGAGACGAGAAACTTAGAATGGGAAAGTGGAATGACCATAGAAGGTCAGGAGGATTTCATGAAGAACAGGAAAAAAGTTGCATAGAGAAAGAAGAATCACTTAGATGGATAAGAAATGGAGATCTAGGTTATAATGGAGAAATGCTAGTAATATGGCTTCAAGAAAATGGCAGGCATATCAGGAAGTGACCAGTGTAAGTTTTGTCATGCAACGGTTGGAGTGGTGGTCATCTGATATCAGCCTGCCAGACCCTGCTTGCAGATGGTCACTACACAGCCTGCCACAGCAAGATCTGgaaatatattcatttgaaaatatgtaCAGAATAGAGAattgaagtaaaagaaaaagtgtggaagTATGAACCAGATCCTGTCACCTCCAATAGGACTGTTACCATCTTTTATGAAAAGGAAATTCCAACAGGATGATATGTTGTAGGAGGTGCTATAAAACCTGCTATTGTGATCTAGacacaaataagaaaaaacagatTATAAATGTGAAAGTACCCAGTGACTCTAGCCTCAATTGAGCTGAAAGTCACAAAATACCAAGACCTAAAGAACCACCTGCAAAGCACATGGGAACTGAAGGCAATAGAAATAATATCTGTGGTGGTAGGGGCAACAGGACTTATAAAGAAACACCTGAAATAATATCTTCAGGCAATATCAAGTTGCCCAAGTATAAATGAGGTGTAGATTGCTGCCCTCCAAGGAACGGTAACATCTTGAAAAGAGCCCTCAGATATAAGGCTAGTGGAATATAGAGGTGCAACCATAGACTCCAGTCGAGGGCCCATTGCACTCCTGAtactataaattaaaaattaaaaataacaagacACAGAGGAGTCATATAAATTTAATGACTGAGGGAAAACATTTTCTCCCTGTGAACAACCTCGCCCTCTTGGTTAACCTCATCTATGTGTGGGATCTCNNNNNNNNNNNNNNNNNNNNNNNNNNNNNNNNNNNNNNNNNNNNNNNNNNNNNNNNNNNNNNNNNNNNNNNNNNNNNNNNNNNNNNNNNNNNNNNNNNNNNNNNNNNNNNNNNNNNNNNNNNNNNNNNNNNNNNNNNNNNNNNNNNNNNNNNNNNNNNNNNNNNNNNNNNNNNNNNNNNNNNNNNNNNNNNNNNNNNNNNNNNNNNNNNNNNNNNNNNNNNNNNNNNNNNNNNNNNNNNNNNNNNNNNNNNNNNNNNNNNNNNNNNNNNNNNNNNNNNNNNNNNNNNNNNNNNNNNNNNNNNNNNNNNNNNNNNNNNNNNNNNNNNNNNNNNNNNNNNNNNNNNNNNNNNNNNNNNNNNNNNNNNNNNNNNNNNNNNNNNNNNNNNNNNNNNNNNNNNNNNNNNNNNNNNNNNNNNNNNNNNNNNNNNNNNNNNNNNNNNNNNNNNNNNNNNNNNNNNNNNNNNNNNNNNNNNNNNNNNNNNNNNNNNNNNNNNNNNNNNATACATTGcaaaattatacatactatataagaGACACCTCAATACAAATTAGTCTGTCATCTGAGGTGTCCACCATCGCAGTATACAAGAGGCAAGGCCCTTTCGGTACAGAAAAGCAACGCCCCCATAAGGACGACCAGCCATCTCCTTCAATAAATCAACTAGGGAAACTGCATAATATGCAAATTCAGAATTTATTCTATTCAGGTAGTCTGATTCTTGCACCTGAAGCCAAGTCTCCTGCAGACAGACTATATCAGAAACATGAGTTAATCGGCTACATCAAAATGACAATTCTTACTGATCTTACAGTTATAAGATGTAAATCTTCAATTTGTATCAGGGGTGCAATAGGCCACACCTGGGGTATAAGGTTATCTCTTAAAGAAAAAGCTTTCCCAcaatcattacatttaaatggcttctctcaaGTATGAACCCTCATATGAATGTTAAGTTGATCTTTCCTAGAAAATGCTTTCCAAcaatcattacatttaaatggcttctctccagtgtgaatcCTCATATGAATGCTAAGATGATGTTTCCTAGAAATGCTTTCCCAcaatcattacatttaaatggcttctctccagtgtgaaccGTCATATGAATGTTAAGATGATCTTTCctagaaaatgcttt
This region of Macrobrachium nipponense isolate FS-2020 chromosome 25, ASM1510439v2, whole genome shotgun sequence genomic DNA includes:
- the LOC135199380 gene encoding zinc finger protein 665-like: MLNIHMRVHTGEKPFKCNDCGKAFSQKGMLNIHMRVHTGEKPFKCNDCEKAFPSKSNFEYHMMSHTGEKPFKCNDCGKGYSSKSNLNIHIRVHTGEKPFKCNVCGKAFSSKSNLDFHMMSHTEEKPFKCNDCGKAFSLKGMLNIHMRVHTGEKPFKCNDCGKAFSLKGDLNNHMRVHTGEKPFKCNDCGKAFSLKGHPKYHMRVHIGEKPFKCDDCGKAFSRKDHLNIHMRVHTGEKPFKCNDCGKAFSLKGHLEYHMRVHTREKPFKCNDCGKAFSRKDHLNIHMTVHTGEKPFKCNNCGKAFSRKHHLNIHMRIHTGEKPFKCNDCGKAFSRKDHLNIHMRVHT